The region ACTTACTAGCACTTTAAGGTTTAGGTTTATTTTACCAGAATCAAGTACTGTTGGTACAAAGCTAACACCAACACCGAAGTCGCGGTATTCAATTGTAACACCATCATCAGTTGAAACTGGCACGGGATACTCACCACCAGATAAGAACTCGGCAGACTGACCACTAAGTGCTGTTAGGTTCGGTTCTGCAAGCACTTTAGCTAAACCTTTAGTCTTTGCTACATCTAAAGCAACACTAAATAACATGTCACCAGTGAGATAACGTGCAAAAATATTAGTATCGATACCGCCTAAAATATTTGCAGGTACATTACCTGTCCCTGTCCCTATGCCACCAAACCCATCGGAACCGAATCCACCTATAACGGTATTTCCGTCCAAATTACGGCCAATTTCAGTGCTAACTTCAGCGACAGTCACTTCTAACATTACTTGTTGGCCACCACCGACTGACATCATGTTTACAACAGTGCTATTACTATCATCAACATTAGCTGCAGTTGCGTAGCCTTGGGCTATTTCTACTGCCGTACTCATTTTCATTAATGATGTAGCCTGTCCGCTAACGACTAATTGACCTTGTGACGTTTCTACACCTATATCTTCATTTGGCAAGTATTTGTGTAGGCGCTTTCTAAGACTATTTAAATCATGGGTAACTTCTAAGTTTTGTACGTCAACCAAGTTATCGTCTTTATCCCATACCATCATGTTCGTTGTACCGAGTTTTTTACCGACAATATATAGCTCACTACTACGCAAAATTAAGATATCCGCTATAGCTGGGTTACCTACAGATACACGGTGTATTGGTTGGTCCATTTGTAAATTCTTAGATTTGAAAATTGGGATCCTAACGCTGTCATCATCCAGTGCTGTTGGCCCGCCGGCAGAGACTGCACTGGCTAAGAATAAATTGGTTATGAAAATTAAAATAGCTAACGTCCATACATTATTCTTTGGCCAAGACTCAGGTTTATCAAAATGGGAGTTAATATTCATATTTATCACCTATTTATAGTCGAACAACTAAATTTTAAGTTGGACTGATTCTTGAACTGTACCGCGGATTATCTCGACTTTATGTTTACTGGCTCTCTGTTTAATGGGGCGTGGTTGAAATACTGGAGGAGCGATTTCAATGATGTCATCGTTATTGCTTTTTATTTGTTCATTACTAGCAAAATCGATGGCATTACTGTCTGTTGGGTTACGTAGTGCGAGTTGTAATCGACCTTTGTTACGAGCGGTCATCAATATTTCGGCTTGGTCTAGATTAACTTCAACTGTGATTGCGCGTACTATTTGCGGTTTATTTTCACCGGTTGTAGATGCTGCACGTTGATCAATTGCTAATATTTTAATATTTCTTAGAATTACTTCTGTATTTGCAGTACCTGAATTTCCGGTACTAGTATTTAAAATATCAACTCTGTTACCTGGTAATAAGAAACCCGCGACACCTACGACATCATCTACACGGATCGACACTGCCCGCATATTCTCCGAAATAAGACTTGCTAGCGTGCTACCTTCACCTTTAACCAGTAACCTTTCTAATCTGATAATATCATCAATATAAATAGTGTCTTTTGCGATCATTCCATAGATCTCATCAGGATTAGCAATTGTATTATCGGGTGACATAGATTCAGGTAAAACTTTCAACTCTACATGCTTAGGCGTAATAACCGTCCCTATGGGGATCACCATGGTTGAAAAGGCAATATATACTTGGTTCTCTGGTGCAGATTGTTTATTGGTATCTAACCAACTTTGCGCGATTAAAATTGCGCCAATCCCAAACATAATGGAGATTGCGACTGAGATTACGGGCTTTTTATTCATTTTAGCTACCTCTAATATTATTAGCTTTGACTAACAAAGTAGTGCTTCCAAGCAATGTCTATTAAGTTTTTTTCGACTTCATTTGGGAGCTCATTAAATTTAACTTGATCGCTGATGATACTGAGTAAATCACGCGGATAGCAGGGTAGAAATGGCTTGTTAGTCGTATAATGATATGTATTTAAAAGGTAATCGAATGTGACATCTGCACAAGTTAAATTAAAACTTTCGCATACATTACCCCAAAGTTTCTTGTAGCTATCGACTTCTAATGGTTGAAATTCAATTTTGTAACCTAAGCGACGTAGGAAGGCTTCATCGACTAGTTCTGCAGGGTTGAGATTGGTTGAGAACAATAAAATAAGTTCGAAAGGTATTTCGAAATGTACACCGTTTGGCAAAAATAAAAAGTCTCGACGTTCTTCGAGTGGGATGATCCAGCGATTAAATAAAGCTAACGGACTCATTTTTTGACGACCTAGATCATCCAATAATAAGATGCCGTTATTAGCTTTTAACTGAAGAGGTGCTTTATAGGTGCGACTACTTGGGTCAAAATTGACCTCTAACATATCTTCGGTAAGCTCACCGCCTGTCACGATTAACGGGCGTTGACATAACCGCCAGCGGGGGTCATGGCCTCTGTCTAGACTGAATAATGCGTCTGCTGGTGACTTGCTATCTTGTTCAGTGCTGAGTATGTGTACTTGCGGATCATATACTTGAATTATATTACCGCTTATTTCGATCGCCGAAGGGATTAATACATCATCGCCAAATAATAAATTTAAGTTACGGCAGAGGTAACTTTTACCTACACCAGGCATACCATAAATTAATATCGGCTTATTGGAGTTTAACGCAGGGCCGATGGCAGATGTTAATGCTTCTGAAAACATGAGTTCTGCAAATCTAGCTTGCATACGTTGTTTCGTAATTTGGGTATTTCTACTGGTTTGCTTAAGCACAATATCAACGTACTGGGTCAATGGAACGGGTGAAACACTAATATAGCCACTGGATTTTAAAGCTTTCTCAGCTTCTATCTCACCAATGTTTGATAAGGCATAGCGCATTTGTCCACT is a window of Moritella sp. Urea-trap-13 DNA encoding:
- a CDS encoding type II and III secretion system protein family protein — its product is MNINSHFDKPESWPKNNVWTLAILIFITNLFLASAVSAGGPTALDDDSVRIPIFKSKNLQMDQPIHRVSVGNPAIADILILRSSELYIVGKKLGTTNMMVWDKDDNLVDVQNLEVTHDLNSLRKRLHKYLPNEDIGVETSQGQLVVSGQATSLMKMSTAVEIAQGYATAANVDDSNSTVVNMMSVGGGQQVMLEVTVAEVSTEIGRNLDGNTVIGGFGSDGFGGIGTGTGNVPANILGGIDTNIFARYLTGDMLFSVALDVAKTKGLAKVLAEPNLTALSGQSAEFLSGGEYPVPVSTDDGVTIEYRDFGVGVSFVPTVLDSGKINLNLKVLVSEISNANSVAISAIETGSTTITPSLVKRSTATTVELGDGQTIVIGGLLSDNLRESVTKFPGLGDIPILGQLFTSQEYISGQTELVIMVTPRLVRPFNKEGMILPTDGFVPVSDMEFYLLGKMTQQDKDSATKNPNDNSGTPSSIVPSSGGTEQQYGHTLN
- a CDS encoding AAA family ATPase — its product is MTDQSINGLQENAPELNAYDSPLFPEIVPEQQNYGTHEHLAKRPTTISETGLPSQLLTELLIKHIHSMHVATIRELADALALSGGIVQVLIDVAKESALIENRQSLASGQMRYALSNIGEIEAEKALKSSGYISVSPVPLTQYVDIVLKQTSRNTQITKQRMQARFAELMFSEALTSAIGPALNSNKPILIYGMPGVGKSYLCRNLNLLFGDDVLIPSAIEISGNIIQVYDPQVHILSTEQDSKSPADALFSLDRGHDPRWRLCQRPLIVTGGELTEDMLEVNFDPSSRTYKAPLQLKANNGILLLDDLGRQKMSPLALFNRWIIPLEERRDFLFLPNGVHFEIPFELILLFSTNLNPAELVDEAFLRRLGYKIEFQPLEVDSYKKLWGNVCESFNLTCADVTFDYLLNTYHYTTNKPFLPCYPRDLLSIISDQVKFNELPNEVEKNLIDIAWKHYFVSQS
- the cpaB gene encoding Flp pilus assembly protein CpaB, whose product is MNKKPVISVAISIMFGIGAILIAQSWLDTNKQSAPENQVYIAFSTMVIPIGTVITPKHVELKVLPESMSPDNTIANPDEIYGMIAKDTIYIDDIIRLERLLVKGEGSTLASLISENMRAVSIRVDDVVGVAGFLLPGNRVDILNTSTGNSGTANTEVILRNIKILAIDQRAASTTGENKPQIVRAITVEVNLDQAEILMTARNKGRLQLALRNPTDSNAIDFASNEQIKSNNDDIIEIAPPVFQPRPIKQRASKHKVEIIRGTVQESVQLKI